A genomic region of Fodinisporobacter ferrooxydans contains the following coding sequences:
- the ilvB gene encoding biosynthetic-type acetolactate synthase large subunit, producing MLAEQQQATKLRSGAEILLDCLLDEQVETLFGYPGGAVLPIYDALYHYPQIRHILTRHEQAAVHAADGFARVTGKTGVVLVTSGPGATNTVTGIANAYMDSVPLVIITGQVPENMIGRDSFQEVDIYGITMPITKHNYLINDVNELATVVKEAFYIANSGRKGPVLIDIPKNIMTAQTDAEIPEQVKIRGYRGKPPVSQRMVERMAARIQHARKPVFLIGGGVIGANASEIFRQLVEQTQIPVVSTMMGIGAFPTRHPLFLGMLGMHGTFAANKAVHQADLLIALGVRFSDRVMGKAKSFSPESYKIHVDVDASELNKNIKIDLPITADIQDVLLALQKYPLHVDTDEWVELTTHWQKKVPRFDRSNSQLKPQSVIQLLDAATEGNGIVVTDVGQHQIWTIHNYAFAEPRSLLTSAGLGTMGYGLPAAIGAAFAAPNRQVICISGDGSFQMNLQELMTVVDHQLPIKIAILNNGYLGMVRQWQELFFENRYSSVKISSPDFVTLAKSYGITGLRAHSYEQAKAIIQTAMSIDGPVLMEFDVAEEENVYPMVPPGGENHEMILPE from the coding sequence ATGCTGGCGGAACAACAGCAAGCAACCAAATTGCGTTCAGGTGCGGAAATTTTACTTGACTGTTTGCTTGATGAACAGGTCGAAACATTGTTCGGATATCCAGGCGGAGCTGTTTTACCCATTTATGATGCGCTATATCATTATCCGCAAATCCGTCATATTTTGACGCGCCATGAACAAGCGGCCGTTCATGCGGCAGACGGATTTGCAAGAGTAACGGGTAAAACGGGAGTTGTGTTGGTGACTTCGGGACCGGGAGCAACAAATACGGTAACAGGGATTGCCAATGCGTATATGGATTCCGTACCGTTGGTTATTATTACCGGACAAGTGCCGGAGAATATGATTGGACGGGACAGTTTTCAGGAAGTAGACATTTATGGAATTACCATGCCGATTACAAAACACAATTATTTGATCAATGATGTAAACGAATTGGCGACAGTTGTAAAAGAAGCGTTTTATATCGCAAATAGCGGACGAAAAGGGCCTGTATTAATCGATATTCCGAAGAATATCATGACGGCGCAGACTGATGCAGAGATTCCGGAGCAAGTCAAAATTCGCGGATACCGCGGGAAACCGCCTGTGTCGCAGCGAATGGTTGAACGAATGGCAGCGCGCATCCAGCATGCCAGAAAACCGGTGTTTTTAATTGGCGGTGGCGTGATCGGGGCGAATGCAAGCGAAATATTTCGGCAGTTAGTGGAGCAAACGCAGATCCCGGTCGTATCGACAATGATGGGAATTGGCGCATTTCCCACTCGCCATCCCCTTTTCCTCGGCATGTTGGGAATGCATGGTACGTTTGCAGCAAATAAAGCGGTGCATCAAGCCGATCTTCTTATTGCTTTGGGCGTTCGTTTTAGTGACCGGGTGATGGGCAAAGCAAAATCCTTCTCACCGGAATCGTACAAAATTCATGTAGACGTCGATGCGTCAGAGTTAAACAAAAATATCAAAATCGATTTGCCGATTACGGCAGATATTCAGGATGTTCTGCTCGCATTGCAAAAGTACCCATTGCATGTCGATACGGATGAGTGGGTCGAACTGACGACACATTGGCAAAAAAAAGTTCCGCGATTTGACCGTTCGAATAGCCAGCTCAAACCCCAATCGGTGATTCAACTGCTGGATGCGGCAACGGAAGGGAATGGAATTGTCGTTACGGATGTTGGCCAGCATCAAATTTGGACGATTCATAATTATGCATTTGCAGAGCCGCGATCCTTGCTCACATCCGCCGGCCTTGGCACAATGGGCTACGGATTGCCGGCAGCGATTGGCGCCGCATTTGCCGCACCGAATCGCCAAGTGATTTGTATCAGCGGGGATGGCAGTTTTCAAATGAATCTGCAAGAACTCATGACAGTCGTCGATCATCAACTGCCGATCAAGATTGCAATTTTGAACAACGGGTATTTGGGAATGGTGCGGCAGTGGCAAGAGTTGTTTTTTGAAAACCGGTATTCATCTGTAAAAATATCCTCTCCGGATTTTGTGACGCTTGCCAAGTCCTATGGCATCACAGGATTGCGGGCACATTCCTATGAGCAGGCAAAAGCAATCATTCAGACAGCCATGTCGATCGATGGTCCGGTACTGATGGAGTTTGATGTGGCGGAAGAAGAGAATGTATATCCCATGGTGCCGCCGGGTGGAGAAAACCATGAAATGATCTTGCCTGAATAG
- a CDS encoding DMT family transporter: MFVLSLISSLLNAVNAIYAKKIILDIRDNNSFMVITFAIVAVLLGVSMPWEYSFHVTLHSLLLLILVIALDTTANVLFFKTMERIEVSILAAYSALTPLFTYVVDSFFVGFDLHILISVVIIVCGIYLLNIKGKNPLTPLIELKNPGNLLGLATAMVYGVSMVPTQQLLLHDINPPTMYMFRASGIALVIFLLYRPKLWFPRQMAHLSLRSLSVIGQWLCLFTALRLANGTLVVALSYTSPLFAIFLARFIFQEKITWGKIAASTITILGILSIRLL, encoded by the coding sequence ATGTTCGTACTGTCTTTGATCAGTTCATTATTGAATGCGGTCAATGCCATTTATGCGAAAAAAATTATTCTCGACATTCGGGATAACAACAGCTTTATGGTCATCACATTTGCCATTGTCGCGGTGCTGTTGGGCGTATCCATGCCGTGGGAATATTCCTTTCACGTGACGCTCCATTCTTTGCTGTTGCTGATTCTCGTGATTGCTTTAGATACGACTGCCAATGTTCTCTTTTTCAAGACAATGGAGAGAATTGAAGTATCGATATTGGCCGCTTATTCTGCCTTAACACCGTTATTTACCTATGTAGTGGACAGTTTTTTTGTTGGTTTTGATCTTCATATCCTCATTTCGGTCGTCATTATTGTTTGCGGCATCTATTTGTTAAATATAAAAGGGAAAAATCCGTTGACACCACTCATAGAGTTGAAGAATCCGGGGAATCTATTGGGCTTGGCAACTGCGATGGTCTACGGTGTCAGTATGGTTCCAACCCAACAACTGCTGTTGCATGATATCAATCCTCCGACAATGTACATGTTTCGGGCGAGCGGGATCGCGCTCGTTATTTTTCTCTTGTATCGGCCGAAGCTTTGGTTTCCGCGGCAAATGGCACACCTGTCGTTGCGTTCCTTGTCTGTGATCGGACAATGGTTGTGTTTGTTTACGGCATTGCGCCTGGCCAATGGAACACTTGTAGTCGCTCTCTCGTATACATCTCCATTGTTTGCAATTTTTCTCGCCAGATTCATATTTCAGGAAAAGATTACATGGGGGAAAATCGCTGCCAGCACCATTACCATTCTGGGTATCTTATCGATTCGCCTGTTGTGA
- a CDS encoding sodium:solute symporter family protein: protein MNIALVIIFLFLLISLFLGVRARRGKDMNLEQWSVGGRGFGTIFVFLLMAGEIYTTFTFLGGSGWAYGKGGPTFYILSYGCLAYILSYWLLPAIWKYAKEKKLMSQSDFFASKYQSKALGILVAIVGVIAMIPYLVLQLKGLGSIVSEASYGTISPNAAIWIGVIAVTIYVSISGIHGSAWTAVLKDIMILGVVVFMGIYIPIHYYGGYQPMFEAIDKAKPGFLVLPNKGLSPSWFVSTVLLTALGFYMWPHTFGSIYSAQNHKVFRKNAMILPLYQLILLFVFFVGFAAVLKVPGLQGAAGDLSLLKLSKQTFDPWFVGVIGAAGILTALVPGSMLLMAASTLIAKNIYQALVPTATDAQVSKLAKSLVPVVALVALYFTFQGGQAIVMLLLMGYSLVTQLFPAMVCSLSKQNFVTKQGAICGILAGVLTVAYTTIANTSIGKLFPTFPQQIKDLNIGIVAMIVNVVVLVVVSLITKNQRMSSSDQLLKNA, encoded by the coding sequence ATGAACATTGCACTTGTCATTATCTTCTTGTTTCTTTTGATTTCCTTGTTCCTCGGCGTTCGGGCACGCAGAGGAAAGGACATGAACCTGGAGCAGTGGTCAGTCGGCGGGCGCGGTTTTGGGACAATTTTTGTATTCCTGCTGATGGCCGGGGAAATCTATACAACATTTACGTTTCTCGGCGGCAGTGGTTGGGCGTATGGCAAAGGCGGTCCGACGTTCTATATTCTCTCCTATGGCTGTTTGGCGTATATTCTTTCCTACTGGCTTTTGCCGGCTATCTGGAAATATGCCAAAGAGAAGAAATTGATGTCGCAGTCAGATTTTTTTGCCAGTAAATATCAAAGCAAAGCGTTGGGAATTTTGGTCGCGATTGTCGGCGTAATCGCCATGATTCCGTATCTGGTCCTGCAATTAAAAGGATTGGGATCAATCGTATCGGAAGCTTCCTATGGCACGATTTCACCGAATGCAGCGATATGGATCGGCGTGATCGCTGTCACCATTTATGTATCGATTTCCGGGATACATGGTTCTGCCTGGACAGCCGTTTTAAAAGATATCATGATTCTTGGTGTCGTCGTCTTTATGGGAATCTATATTCCGATTCATTACTATGGTGGCTATCAACCGATGTTTGAGGCCATCGACAAAGCAAAACCCGGGTTCCTGGTGCTGCCAAATAAAGGACTCAGTCCATCCTGGTTTGTTTCAACCGTGTTGTTGACAGCACTCGGATTTTACATGTGGCCGCATACATTCGGTTCCATCTATTCGGCGCAAAATCATAAAGTATTTCGGAAAAATGCAATGATTCTGCCGCTCTATCAATTGATTCTATTGTTCGTGTTTTTTGTAGGATTTGCCGCTGTGCTGAAAGTGCCTGGACTGCAGGGAGCAGCCGGCGACCTTTCTTTACTGAAATTGTCCAAACAAACATTTGATCCGTGGTTTGTCGGTGTGATCGGCGCAGCGGGGATCCTGACGGCCCTTGTCCCTGGTTCGATGCTGTTGATGGCCGCATCTACATTGATCGCAAAAAATATCTATCAGGCGCTGGTGCCGACAGCGACAGATGCGCAAGTGTCCAAATTGGCAAAATCATTGGTTCCAGTCGTTGCATTGGTTGCATTGTACTTTACGTTCCAAGGCGGTCAGGCAATCGTCATGTTGTTATTGATGGGATATAGCTTGGTGACACAGTTATTTCCGGCCATGGTATGCAGCTTGTCAAAACAAAATTTTGTAACCAAACAAGGGGCGATTTGCGGAATCCTGGCAGGTGTACTCACCGTTGCCTATACGACGATCGCAAATACGTCCATAGGGAAACTATTCCCAACGTTCCCGCAACAAATAAAAGATTTGAATATTGGGATTGTGGCAATGATTGTCAATGTGGTTGTGTTAGTCGTTGTGAGTCTGATCACCAAAAACCAGCGCATGTCAAGTTCCGATCAATTGCTGAAAAACGCTTAA
- a CDS encoding DUF3311 domain-containing protein, whose protein sequence is MKLKYILALLPFIGILVGVPFVNTVKPYVFGLPFLLFYIVLWVVLTSVVMGIIYKLDPTNKKEEVS, encoded by the coding sequence ATGAAATTAAAGTATATTCTTGCATTGCTTCCGTTTATCGGAATCTTGGTCGGTGTTCCTTTCGTCAACACGGTCAAGCCGTATGTGTTCGGACTTCCTTTCTTATTGTTTTATATCGTGCTATGGGTCGTTTTGACTTCTGTCGTCATGGGGATCATTTACAAGCTGGATCCGACTAATAAGAAGGAGGAAGTTTCATGA
- a CDS encoding M20 family metallopeptidase, whose amino-acid sequence MQQTQPNRDQMNQLVDSVKEQVIQWRRYLHQNPELSFHEEKTAQFVYDTLSSFGNLELSRPTQTSVMARLIGKQPGKVLAIRADMDALPIEEDNTFAFVSQNPGVMHACGHDGHTAMLLGTAKVLSALKDDIQGEVRFLFQHAEELCPGGAEEMVQAGVMEGVDIVIGTHLWAPMEIGKIGVCYGAMMASPDTFWITINGKGGHAALPHQTIDSIAIGAQVVTNLQHIVARNTDPLDNIVVSVTQFNGGSAHNVIPDSVEMCGTVRSFDAKLRESVPVLMERVIKGLTEAHGAEYVFKYEFGYRPVVNDEQVTRVIEATVREVFGEEALDLMKPNMGGEDFSAFQQKAPGAYFYVGAGNADKGIVYPHHHPRFTIDEDALEKGVKMFVASTFKFLSDN is encoded by the coding sequence ATGCAACAAACCCAACCAAATCGGGATCAGATGAATCAATTGGTTGATTCGGTCAAGGAACAAGTGATTCAATGGCGCCGCTATTTGCATCAAAATCCGGAATTATCGTTCCATGAAGAAAAAACGGCGCAATTTGTGTACGATACCCTTTCTTCCTTTGGCAATCTGGAGTTGTCGCGTCCGACGCAGACCAGCGTAATGGCTCGCTTAATCGGAAAACAGCCGGGGAAAGTGTTGGCGATTCGCGCCGATATGGACGCACTGCCGATCGAGGAAGACAATACGTTTGCATTTGTTTCACAGAATCCGGGTGTCATGCATGCATGTGGACATGATGGGCATACGGCCATGTTGCTGGGGACGGCTAAAGTTTTATCTGCACTGAAAGATGACATTCAGGGAGAAGTTCGCTTTTTGTTTCAACATGCAGAGGAGTTATGTCCCGGCGGTGCGGAAGAAATGGTGCAGGCTGGTGTCATGGAAGGCGTGGATATCGTGATCGGCACACACCTCTGGGCGCCGATGGAGATTGGCAAAATCGGCGTTTGCTACGGTGCGATGATGGCGTCTCCCGATACGTTCTGGATCACGATAAACGGCAAAGGCGGCCATGCGGCATTGCCCCATCAGACGATCGACAGCATTGCAATCGGCGCACAAGTCGTCACGAATTTGCAGCATATCGTCGCCCGCAATACAGATCCTTTGGATAATATCGTTGTTTCTGTCACGCAATTTAATGGCGGGTCTGCACATAACGTCATTCCGGATTCTGTCGAGATGTGCGGCACCGTTCGCAGCTTCGATGCGAAATTGCGAGAGTCGGTTCCGGTGTTGATGGAACGGGTGATCAAAGGCCTTACAGAAGCACATGGAGCTGAGTATGTGTTCAAATATGAGTTTGGGTATCGCCCTGTCGTCAATGACGAACAGGTAACTCGAGTCATAGAGGCAACCGTGCGGGAAGTGTTTGGGGAAGAAGCTCTTGATTTGATGAAACCGAATATGGGCGGCGAAGATTTTTCAGCGTTTCAGCAAAAAGCGCCGGGGGCCTATTTCTATGTAGGAGCAGGCAATGCGGACAAAGGAATCGTCTATCCGCATCACCATCCGCGCTTTACGATTGATGAGGATGCGCTGGAAAAAGGCGTGAAAATGTTCGTCGCTAGTACATTCAAGTTTTTATCCGATAACTGA
- a CDS encoding Zn-dependent hydrolase, which yields MIDQERLWQRIHQLAEIGKLESGGITRLSFSREERKAKDLVGSFMQEVGLHVYEDAVGNLIGRKQGKIPDAPVLLIGSHIDSVYNGGNFDGPLGVLGGIEVLQTMRDREIVTDHPIEVIAFTDEEGARFSFGMIGSRGLAGTLRQEHLQAQDKQGATIAEAMRENGFDPGAIGQAARSKDSVKAYVELHIEQGKILENTGLSVGVVSGIAGPLWLKFKLAGEAGHAGTTPMNLRRDALAAAAQLFQAIETEAGRTGSTVGTVGQLQLFPGGINIIPGEVEFTLDLRDVNESVRNQVEQAIREQAEAICNERGIGLQIAELQRVPPVHCSDMVQSAIRDACATLGLATTTLSSGAGHDGMQLKDLCPVGMIFARSKDGISHNPAEWTSKEDCAAGVDVLYHTVLHLAKYDG from the coding sequence GTGATTGATCAGGAACGTCTGTGGCAGCGGATACATCAGTTAGCCGAGATCGGAAAGCTGGAGTCTGGCGGAATTACGAGATTATCCTTCAGCAGAGAAGAAAGAAAGGCAAAAGATTTGGTCGGATCGTTTATGCAAGAGGTGGGTCTTCATGTGTATGAAGATGCGGTTGGCAATTTGATCGGCCGCAAACAAGGCAAGATCCCGGATGCGCCCGTCCTTTTGATCGGATCCCATATCGATTCTGTCTATAATGGCGGCAATTTTGACGGACCGCTGGGTGTCCTTGGCGGCATTGAGGTTTTGCAAACGATGCGGGACCGTGAGATCGTCACAGATCATCCCATTGAAGTGATTGCATTTACGGACGAAGAAGGCGCCCGTTTCAGTTTTGGCATGATTGGCAGTCGTGGACTTGCGGGAACATTGCGGCAAGAGCATTTGCAGGCACAGGATAAACAAGGCGCGACAATTGCAGAAGCCATGCGGGAGAACGGATTCGATCCAGGGGCCATCGGTCAGGCGGCGCGGTCGAAAGATTCTGTAAAAGCATATGTCGAACTGCATATTGAACAGGGGAAAATATTGGAGAATACAGGGTTGTCTGTCGGCGTTGTCAGCGGCATTGCAGGCCCGCTTTGGCTGAAATTCAAACTCGCTGGCGAAGCGGGACATGCAGGTACGACGCCCATGAATCTGCGCCGGGATGCGCTGGCTGCAGCGGCGCAACTGTTCCAGGCCATTGAAACAGAAGCCGGCAGGACGGGAAGTACGGTCGGTACGGTTGGCCAGTTGCAGTTGTTTCCCGGAGGAATCAACATCATACCAGGGGAAGTGGAGTTTACCCTTGATTTGCGGGATGTGAATGAATCTGTGCGAAATCAGGTGGAACAAGCGATTCGCGAGCAGGCAGAAGCGATCTGCAACGAGCGGGGCATCGGGTTGCAGATTGCCGAGCTGCAGCGGGTTCCTCCGGTTCACTGCTCGGATATGGTGCAATCCGCCATTCGTGACGCTTGTGCAACACTTGGACTTGCGACGACGACTTTGTCCAGCGGTGCAGGCCACGACGGTATGCAATTGAAGGATCTATGTCCGGTTGGCATGATTTTTGCCCGCTCCAAAGACGGGATCAGTCATAATCCGGCAGAATGGACCAGCAAAGAGGATTGCGCTGCAGGTGTCGATGTTCTGTATCATACCGTTTTACATCTGGCAAAATACGACGGATGA
- a CDS encoding ArsR family transcriptional regulator: MHIGVFGADDSVAVIRSILEDYKEISYIPIIYDTEDTVVDRLRPHLDQVDMWLFSGQVPYTIAKKWGGIKVPVFYVPSTGSSLYKILLHIAHEQGLRMDQMSFDTFRPIEIERIIQEAQLDLSSPLYLKHYEGEIAADVLASYHYELWQSGKTKAAVTCLRTAHIALEQLGVPVYRVLPTRAAVEATLHLMFRTREMLRFKDSQIAVQMILVDSFFGMAKDSFSTDEIYKMEMKVTEKLLQYSKSIHGSLKMAGPGRYVIFTTRGLLREMTNDFTEKPILEDIQPLKYEDITCGIGIGNTAYQAEIHAGKALLQAKEFGKGSWFIFHENKTIVGPLGETWQIEFSTVDKNLEAIGKETSLSTATLSKLLSIAKKIGHSDITAHELAQYMQIQPRSARRILMELEKHGLVRLVAEERPHPRGRPRKVYQLNFDKKSE, encoded by the coding sequence ATGCACATTGGTGTGTTTGGAGCCGATGATTCTGTTGCAGTGATCCGGAGCATCCTGGAAGATTACAAAGAAATATCCTATATCCCGATTATTTATGATACGGAGGATACGGTTGTTGACCGTTTGCGGCCGCATTTGGATCAAGTGGATATGTGGTTGTTCTCAGGACAAGTTCCATATACCATTGCGAAAAAATGGGGGGGAATAAAAGTTCCGGTGTTTTATGTTCCATCGACCGGATCCAGTCTGTACAAGATTTTGCTGCATATTGCACACGAGCAGGGATTGCGAATGGATCAAATGAGTTTTGATACTTTCCGCCCCATTGAGATCGAGAGAATTATTCAAGAAGCCCAATTGGATCTCTCATCGCCCCTCTACTTAAAGCATTATGAAGGAGAGATTGCGGCAGATGTATTGGCAAGCTATCACTATGAGCTTTGGCAGTCCGGCAAAACCAAAGCTGCCGTTACATGCCTGCGGACAGCACATATCGCTTTGGAGCAGTTGGGGGTGCCTGTGTATCGTGTATTGCCGACAAGGGCTGCTGTAGAAGCAACGCTGCATCTCATGTTTCGTACACGAGAAATGTTGCGGTTTAAAGACTCGCAAATTGCCGTTCAAATGATTTTGGTGGACTCGTTCTTTGGCATGGCGAAAGACAGTTTTTCAACGGATGAAATTTATAAAATGGAGATGAAAGTAACGGAAAAACTCCTGCAATATAGCAAAAGTATACATGGGTCATTAAAAATGGCAGGGCCTGGGCGTTATGTCATATTTACAACCCGCGGATTGCTGCGGGAAATGACGAATGATTTCACGGAGAAACCGATTCTGGAAGATATACAACCATTGAAATACGAGGATATTACGTGCGGGATCGGAATTGGCAATACGGCATACCAAGCGGAAATTCACGCTGGCAAGGCGCTATTGCAGGCAAAAGAATTTGGAAAAGGTTCATGGTTTATTTTTCATGAGAATAAAACAATAGTAGGTCCCCTTGGGGAAACCTGGCAGATCGAATTTTCCACTGTGGATAAAAATTTGGAAGCGATCGGCAAGGAAACATCATTAAGCACCGCCACACTCAGCAAATTGCTTTCCATAGCAAAGAAAATCGGACATTCGGACATCACTGCACATGAACTCGCACAATACATGCAAATTCAGCCGCGCAGCGCCCGCAGAATTTTGATGGAGCTGGAAAAGCATGGTTTGGTTCGCCTGGTAGCCGAAGAACGTCCGCATCCGAGAGGGCGGCCGCGCAAGGTATATCAATTGAATTTTGATAAAAAATCAGAATAA
- a CDS encoding amidohydrolase encodes MREIIAKEVEAVQQQIVNWRREIHRHPEIGWTEYQTTAKVADILEELGMHVQMGAEVIAPAARMGVPEEKILDAARKHARENGVSEARLEQMGNGLTGVVGTYDTGRPGPTIAFRFDMDALQVREAEHAGHIPAVQGFRSEYEGSMHACGHDGHTAIGLGLAMVLMKLRDSLTGTFKLIFQPAEEGCRGAKAMVEASVVDGVDYFFACHLGVTARNNRQIACGVTEFLASTKIDVELEGVPAHAALAPHEGRSALLAAATIALQLHGIPRHGEGISRINVGILEAGEGRNIVPAFARLQLETRGETNEINQFMTDEAIRIIRSAAQMYQVQEHIHIVGQGISATCDQELIDLVSAVASHWDSDLKVVPTLPFRASEDATYLMEAVQKQGGKATYLLIGTELAAGHHNFSFDFQEESLQTAVALFANVMYRLAGKNM; translated from the coding sequence ATGCGAGAAATCATTGCAAAGGAAGTTGAAGCAGTACAACAACAGATCGTCAATTGGAGAAGAGAGATTCATCGGCACCCGGAAATCGGCTGGACAGAATATCAAACAACGGCAAAAGTGGCAGATATTTTAGAGGAACTTGGAATGCATGTACAAATGGGTGCGGAAGTGATTGCGCCTGCAGCGCGCATGGGAGTTCCGGAAGAAAAAATACTGGATGCGGCAAGAAAGCATGCTCGTGAAAATGGAGTAAGTGAAGCACGTTTGGAGCAAATGGGGAACGGTCTTACCGGTGTGGTGGGTACATACGATACGGGTCGACCAGGTCCGACGATTGCATTTCGTTTTGATATGGATGCATTGCAAGTACGAGAGGCGGAACATGCCGGCCATATTCCTGCGGTGCAGGGATTTCGTTCCGAGTATGAAGGTTCCATGCACGCCTGCGGTCATGACGGACATACTGCGATCGGCCTTGGATTGGCAATGGTATTAATGAAACTCAGAGATTCTTTAACGGGGACGTTCAAACTGATTTTTCAACCGGCGGAAGAAGGGTGTCGTGGCGCAAAGGCGATGGTGGAAGCTAGCGTCGTGGATGGCGTGGATTATTTTTTTGCGTGCCATTTAGGAGTGACTGCGCGAAACAACAGGCAAATTGCCTGTGGCGTAACGGAATTTTTGGCTTCGACAAAAATTGATGTAGAATTGGAAGGGGTACCTGCACATGCTGCATTGGCGCCACATGAAGGAAGAAGCGCATTGCTGGCTGCTGCTACAATCGCATTGCAACTGCATGGGATCCCTCGCCATGGCGAGGGGATATCCCGGATCAACGTAGGGATTCTGGAAGCGGGTGAAGGACGAAACATCGTTCCGGCATTTGCCCGATTGCAGCTCGAAACACGCGGGGAAACGAATGAAATCAATCAGTTTATGACAGATGAAGCGATTCGTATCATTCGATCTGCCGCCCAAATGTATCAGGTTCAGGAACATATTCACATTGTTGGACAAGGGATATCTGCAACGTGTGATCAGGAATTGATTGATTTGGTTTCCGCTGTTGCCAGCCACTGGGATTCCGATTTGAAAGTTGTGCCAACACTGCCTTTCCGGGCTTCCGAAGATGCTACCTATCTTATGGAAGCAGTGCAAAAGCAGGGCGGCAAGGCTACGTATCTATTGATCGGCACGGAATTGGCGGCAGGACACCATAATTTTTCCTTTGATTTTCAGGAAGAATCGCTACAGACTGCTGTTGCATTATTTGCGAATGTGATGTATCGCTTAGCCGGGAAGAATATGTAG
- a CDS encoding ATP-binding protein, which yields MLKENLRTLQTAIKELADINTALDESLIVAITDQKGTITFANEKFCKISKYSKHELLGQNHRIINSGLHSKDFFRNMWRTIANGKIWRGEIRNKAKDGTFYWMDTTIVPCLNAEGKPYQYVSFRIDITERKMTEEYLRRSDKIAAVGQMASGIAHEIRNPLAAIKWTIKLMQAETGQQCQSFDMILSEINRIDSIVTELLSVAKPQKTVMFSIMNIQAILETTVLLMNIQAVKHRVHINLSISEDLPNLYCDENQLKQVFINLIKNAFEAMPNGGELTITAEAAGSDYIRVRLIDQGCGIPAEQIAKLGEPFYTTKEKGTGLGLMICQKIIQDHQGTMQFKSELGKGTTIDIDLPVYQESSCLNTPTA from the coding sequence ATGCTTAAAGAAAATTTAAGAACGCTGCAAACAGCAATAAAAGAATTGGCAGATATAAATACTGCACTTGATGAATCCCTAATTGTTGCAATTACTGACCAAAAGGGTACGATCACTTTTGCAAACGAGAAATTTTGCAAAATATCCAAGTACTCGAAACATGAGCTTTTGGGTCAAAATCACCGAATTATCAATTCCGGATTGCATTCGAAAGATTTTTTCCGCAATATGTGGAGGACGATTGCCAACGGAAAGATTTGGCGCGGAGAAATTCGCAACAAGGCAAAAGACGGAACCTTTTATTGGATGGATACGACCATTGTCCCATGTTTAAATGCAGAGGGAAAACCATATCAATATGTCTCCTTCCGTATCGATATAACGGAACGAAAAATGACCGAAGAATATTTGCGCAGATCGGATAAAATCGCCGCCGTCGGACAGATGGCATCCGGCATTGCTCACGAGATCCGCAACCCGCTTGCCGCCATTAAATGGACGATCAAGCTGATGCAAGCAGAGACAGGACAACAATGCCAATCCTTTGACATGATTTTATCGGAAATAAACCGGATTGACTCGATTGTCACAGAGTTGCTTTCCGTTGCGAAGCCGCAAAAAACCGTCATGTTTTCAATCATGAACATTCAGGCGATTCTTGAAACAACCGTATTGCTGATGAATATCCAAGCGGTAAAACATCGCGTCCATATCAATCTTTCCATTTCAGAGGACTTGCCGAATTTATATTGTGATGAAAATCAGCTCAAGCAAGTATTTATCAATTTAATAAAAAACGCCTTTGAAGCCATGCCAAACGGCGGTGAATTGACGATTACAGCAGAGGCGGCCGGATCCGATTACATCCGTGTTCGCTTGATCGATCAAGGTTGCGGTATTCCCGCCGAGCAGATTGCAAAATTGGGCGAACCCTTTTACACGACAAAAGAAAAGGGTACAGGATTAGGGTTGATGATTTGCCAAAAAATTATCCAGGATCACCAAGGTACGATGCAGTTTAAAAGCGAGCTTGGAAAAGGAACGACAATCGATATCGATTTGCCGGTCTATCAGGAATCCTCTTGTTTAAACACACCGACCGCTTAG